The genomic DNA GTGAACAATATTTTCGTGAGCGCGACGAACCACGGTTTCGATGCGCTCGCCTATCTCGACGGGTTGCCCGTCGATCGCGTGCATCAGATCCATCTCGCGGGACACTCGCAAGGCCGCGATCTGCTGATCGACACGCACGATAGCCCCGTGTGCGATGAGGTCTGGGCACTCTATGAGAACGCGATGGCGCGGCTCGGTCCCGTCGCGACGATGATCGAGCGCGACGGCAACGTGCCGCCGTTGAAAGAGCTGCTGAGGGAACTGTGGATCGCGCGCAAGCTCGGCGCTCATGCGCAACAGGACGCACAGGTCAGACACGACACACGCATTGCGGAGGCCGCATGACACTCGCTGCCTGGCAACAGGACTTCCGCTCGTGGCTCACGGATGCATCTGAAGAAGCCGCCCGACGCGTCGGCGGCGACGCATCACGCGGTTTATCTGTCTATCAGAACAACTATCGCGGGCAACTGATCGAATGCCTCGAGCATTCGTTTCCACAGGTACGGACGTTGCTTGGCGAGGATGCGTTTCTGCATGCAGCCGTGACGCATATCAACCACCATCCGCCGCACGCATGGACACTCGACGCGTACGCATACGGTTTCGGCGACACGCTCAGCGTGCTGTTCCCGCACAACCCCGACGTGCATGAACTCGCATGGATCGAAAATGCGCTGGCTGAAGCCTTCGTTGCGCATGACGCGCAGCCGCTGCCGCTCGACGCGCTCGCTTCCGTCGACTGGGACGCAGCGCGGCTACGCTTTACGCCGTCGCTCAGGCATCGCCCCGCCACGACGAATGCCGGCAGCATCTGGTCCGCCCTGTCCGCCAACACCGAGGCGCCCGAAAGTGAAATGCTCGACGAGCCGGGCGGCCTGATCGTCTGGCGTCGGCAGTTCGTGTCGTGCCTCAAGCGCGTCGATGCCGCCGAGTACGAAGCGCTCCTTCATCTGCAGGAAAATGAAAGCTTTGCAACACTATGCGATCTGCTCGTCGAGCGTCTGGGTGACGCGGACGGCGTGGCGAAAGCGGGTGCGCTGCTGGCGGGATGGCTGGGCAGCGAACTCATCGTGGGTGTGGAGAGCGTCTGACAGTGGCTAGCCCTCCGCCCATTCCTCAACTACGATCGAGGGGAGCAAGATGCCGATTGTCACAATTCAGGTTACGCGAGAAGGGACGAAACCCGGCGCGGATTGCGTGACGGCCGAAGAAAAGGCGCGACTCATCAAGGGCGTGAGCCAGGTGTTGCTTGACGTGCTGAACAAGCCGCTCGAGTCCACCTTCGTTGTGATCGAGGAAGTGCCGACGGACAATTGGGGCTGGGGCGGTCTGCCTGCCCTCGAGTATCGAAAGCTCAAAGCAGCGAAATCAGCCTGACCTGCAGTCTTCCAACAACGCGTAGCTCTTCAACGAAGGAGTTTGCCATGTCGCTCGAAAAGGCGCTTTACACTGCTCACGCAACCGCAACGGGAGGCCGCGACGGCCGCGCGACGGTGCCCGAAGCCAACCTTGAATTCAAGCTCACCACGCCGAAGGAACTGGGCGGAAAAGGCGGTGACGGCGCGAATCCGGAACAACTGTTCGCCGCCGGTTACAGCGCATGCTTTATCGGTGCGATGAAATTCGTTGCCGCACGCGATAAGATCGCGATCCCCGCAGATGCGTCGATCGACAGCAGCGTCGGGATCGGGCCGATTCCGAATGGGTTCGGCATCGAAGTCGAGATGAAAATATCATTGCCGGGTATGGAGCGCGGTGCCGCTCAAGATCTGGTCAACAAGGCTCACATCGTGTGCCCGTATTCGAATGCGACGCGTAATAACATCGACGTGAAACTCACGCTCGTCTGACGCATCGATTCGTTCTTTACATTGCTGGCCGCCGTTTAATCGCGCGGCCAGCAATACGCTATTGCGAATTTCAACGGCAATTCGCAATACGCATTCAGTCCAGCAACTCCGTCACTACAGACGGGCTATGCGAGTCCATCCAGTCGTATGAATCGCTGAAATGCGCCCATGCCCAATTGCGCGGCACAGCGGCGGCTTGTGCATTCTCGCTCGACACTGCTTCGATGCGCGTGCGTACGCCTGCGCCGCTATGGTCGTCGATATTCCGGAAGTTCAAAGATTCGCGCTTCATTGTCTGATCCTCGGTAGAGCCTGTCGCGACGTCGAATGTGAAACGTCGGCCTATGAACGTAGGGTAAACCTCCTGACGCAATCATCAACCGGGCTGCGCAGAATTCACAGTTTTCAAATCGGGAACAATGCGTGCTATCGCGTCGATTGACTGCATCGTCAAACATCAGATCAAAGCGCAAAAATGAAAACAGCCCTTTTAAAAAGGGCTGTCTGGCTTGGGTTATAGCGTGTTACTTCGCAGTCGGCATCGCGAATTCGGCGCCCTTCTCGATGCTCTCCGACCAGCGCTGCATGATCGACTTCTGCTTCGTATAGAAACGCACGCCTTCTTCACCGTATGCATGCGTGTCGCCGAACAGGCTGCGCTTCCAGCCGCCGAAGCCATGCCACGCCATCGGCACCGGAATCGGCACGTTGATACCGACCATGCCGACTTCGATACGGCGGCCGAATTCGCGCGCAACATGGCCATCGCTCGTGAAGCACGCCACGCCGTTACCGAATTCGTGCGCGTTGATCAACTCGACGGCTTCCGTGAAGTCCTTCACGCGCACGCAAGCAAGCACCGGCCCGAAAATCTCTTCCTTGTAGATGCGCATTTCCGGCGTCACGTTGTCGAACAGCGTACCGCCCGTGAAGAAGCCGTCTTCATGACCGGCAACCTTCAGACCGCGGCCATCGACGACCAGCGTCGCGCCTTCCTTCACGCCCTCGGCGATATACCCTTCGATACGCTCCAGCGCCTGCCGCGTGACGATCGGGCCCATTTCCGCGTCCGGCTCCATGCCGTTCTTCACGATCAGGCTGCGGGCGCGCTCGGCGAGTCGCGCCACGATCTTGTCGGCCACGTCGCCAACCAGCAGCGCAACCGAGATCGCCATGCAACGCTCGCCTGCCGAACCGTAGCCAGCGCCGATCAGCGCATCGACTGCCTTGTCGAGATCGGCGTCGGGCATCACCACCATATGGTTCTTCGCGCCGCCCAGTGCCTGCACGCGCTTGCCGTGCTTCGCGCCCGTTTCGTAGATGTAGTTCGCAATCGGCGTCGAGCCGACGAAGCTCACAGCCTTCACGTCCCGATGCGTGAGCAATGCATCGACGACGACCTTGTCGCCCTGTACGACATTGAAGACGCCGTCGGGCAAGCCTGCCTCTTTCAGCAGTCCGGCCATGAACAGCGCCGCCGACGGATCACGCTCGCTCGGCTTAAGAATGAACGTATTGCCGGCCGCGATCGCGACGGGGAACATCCAGCACGGCACCATGCACGGGAAGTTGAACGGCGTGATGCCCGCGACGACGCCCAGCGGTTGACGCATCGTCCAATTGTCGATACCCGTCGAAACCTGTTCCGTGTAGTCGCCCTTGAGCAGTTGCGGAATGCCGCACGCAAATTCGATCACGTCGATGCCGCGTGCAACTTCGCCTTGGGCATCGGAAAACACTTTGCCGTGCTCTGCCGTGATGATCGCCGCGAGTTCGTCGTGGTGGCGATTCATCAGTTCGAGAAAACGCAGCATGACGCGTGCGCGCTTGATGGGCGGCGTATCGGCCCACTTCGGAAACGCCGCCTTCGCGCTCGCGACGGCGGCGTCGACATCGGCAGCCTCGCCGAGCAGCAGCTTGCGGGCGCGGGCACCCGTGGCCGGATTGAAGACGGCCTGGCTACGGCTTCCCGTTCCGCTGACGCGCTCCCCGTGAATGAAATGTCCCACGTCTGCGCTGTCGGTATAGGCTTGCATGTCTCGGCTCCTTCGTGATTGGCTTGAGACGCAGTGTAGAAAGGTGCGGACGCGCTGGAAAGAGGCTAACATTGAAATCAATGTTTGCCACCGTGAACAATGAGTGTATGGATACGCAAAATATCGAAGAACTCTGGACGCATCTGCACTGGCTCACCATGCTCGCCGAACAGGGAACGTACACGGCGGCCGCCGCGCGCCTCGGCGTCAGCAAAGCGGCAATGAGCCAGCGCATCTCCGAACTGGAGCGCGCCGCGGGGATTTCGCTGGTGCAGCGCACGACGCGCAGCGTCCGGCTGACGGAAGCCGGCCAGCAGCTCGTCGACAGCACGCGCGGGCAGTATGCGCAGATCGCCGCCAGCTTTGCGCAAGTCCGCGAGCTGTCGGGCGTGCCGCGCGGGCTCGTGCGCGTGACGGCGCCTGTGGCGTTCGCGCGGCAGCAACTGGTGCCGAAGGTGCCCGAGTTTCTGGTGGCCAATCCCGAGGTTCGGGTGCAGCTGGAGGTGTCGGACAGGATCGTATCGCTTGC from Paraburkholderia terrae includes the following:
- a CDS encoding DNA-binding domain-containing protein translates to MTLAAWQQDFRSWLTDASEEAARRVGGDASRGLSVYQNNYRGQLIECLEHSFPQVRTLLGEDAFLHAAVTHINHHPPHAWTLDAYAYGFGDTLSVLFPHNPDVHELAWIENALAEAFVAHDAQPLPLDALASVDWDAARLRFTPSLRHRPATTNAGSIWSALSANTEAPESEMLDEPGGLIVWRRQFVSCLKRVDAAEYEALLHLQENESFATLCDLLVERLGDADGVAKAGALLAGWLGSELIVGVESV
- a CDS encoding tautomerase family protein, which encodes MPIVTIQVTREGTKPGADCVTAEEKARLIKGVSQVLLDVLNKPLESTFVVIEEVPTDNWGWGGLPALEYRKLKAAKSA
- a CDS encoding organic hydroperoxide resistance protein gives rise to the protein MSLEKALYTAHATATGGRDGRATVPEANLEFKLTTPKELGGKGGDGANPEQLFAAGYSACFIGAMKFVAARDKIAIPADASIDSSVGIGPIPNGFGIEVEMKISLPGMERGAAQDLVNKAHIVCPYSNATRNNIDVKLTLV
- a CDS encoding CoA-acylating methylmalonate-semialdehyde dehydrogenase; its protein translation is MQAYTDSADVGHFIHGERVSGTGSRSQAVFNPATGARARKLLLGEAADVDAAVASAKAAFPKWADTPPIKRARVMLRFLELMNRHHDELAAIITAEHGKVFSDAQGEVARGIDVIEFACGIPQLLKGDYTEQVSTGIDNWTMRQPLGVVAGITPFNFPCMVPCWMFPVAIAAGNTFILKPSERDPSAALFMAGLLKEAGLPDGVFNVVQGDKVVVDALLTHRDVKAVSFVGSTPIANYIYETGAKHGKRVQALGGAKNHMVVMPDADLDKAVDALIGAGYGSAGERCMAISVALLVGDVADKIVARLAERARSLIVKNGMEPDAEMGPIVTRQALERIEGYIAEGVKEGATLVVDGRGLKVAGHEDGFFTGGTLFDNVTPEMRIYKEEIFGPVLACVRVKDFTEAVELINAHEFGNGVACFTSDGHVAREFGRRIEVGMVGINVPIPVPMAWHGFGGWKRSLFGDTHAYGEEGVRFYTKQKSIMQRWSESIEKGAEFAMPTAK